Proteins encoded together in one Xenopus laevis strain J_2021 chromosome 6L, Xenopus_laevis_v10.1, whole genome shotgun sequence window:
- the psma2.L gene encoding proteasome subunit alpha type-2, with amino-acid sequence MAERGYSFSLTTFSPSGKLVQIEYALAAVAAGAPSVGIKATNGVVLATEKKQKSILYDEQSAHKVEPITKHIGMVYSGMGPDYRVLVRRARKLAQQYYLVYQEPIPTAQLVQRVASVMQEYTQSGGVRPFGVSLLIAGWDEGRPYLFQSDPSGAYFAWKATAMGKNYVNGKTFLEKRYNEDLELEDAIHTAILTLKESFEGQMTEDNIEVGICNEAGFKRLTPAEVKDYLAAIA; translated from the exons ATGGCTGAGCGCGGATACAGTTTCTCTCTGACTACATTCAG TCCGTCTGGCAAACTTGTTCAAATTGAGTATGCTTTAGCAGCAGTTGCGGCTGGTGCTCCCTCTGTTGGAATCAAAG CTACAAATGGCGTCGTGTtggcaactgaaaaaaaacagaaatcaatcTTGTATGATGAACAAAGTGCACATAAAGTGGAACCAATTACCAAACACATAGGCATGGTGTACAGCGGAATGGGACCTGATTACAG AGTCCTTGTTCGGAGAGCACGGAAACTAGCTCAGCAGTATTACCTGGTGTATCAGGAACCCATCCCAACAGCCCAGCTAGTACAGAGAGTGGCTTCTGTCATGCAGGAATATACACAATCTGG TGGTGTACGTCCATTTGGAGTCTCATTATTAATTGCAGGCTGGGATGAAGGCCGACCATATTTATTTCAATCAGATCCATCT GGGGCATATTTTGCATGGAAGGCAACCGCAATGGGAAAAAACTACGTAAATGGAAAAACTTTCCTTGAAAAAAG GTACAACGAAGATTTGGAACTTGAAGATGCAATTCACACAGCCATCTTAACGCTGAAG gaaagtttTGAAGGGCAAATGACAGAAGACAATATTGAAGTCGGTATTTGCAATGAAGCTGGATTTAAGAGGCTTACTCCTGCTGAAGTTAAGGATTACTTGGCTGCTATAGCATAA
- the mrpl32.L gene encoding mitochondrial ribosomal protein L32 L homeolog, with translation MAVSSGLFGGALSSLIKCCLRVEQSALRLFGFPHLSQGPALAIQGPVSCPFPDMHLDDKDSTAGFLDNIFWMAAPKNRRTIEVNRCRRRNPNKLIEVKNNIDVCPECGHLKLKHVLCGFCYEKVREETHLIREEIKAKEGGPFRAPIAQTVVLYQGEKPRSEDEEKRIIERNSKRPSWFAY, from the exons ATGGCGGTCTCCAGTGGGCTTTTTGGAGGCGCGCTCAGTTCATTGATAAAATGTTGTCTGCGAGTCGAGCAAAGTGCATTGCGTTTGTTTGGCTTCCCTCACTTGTCTCAGG gtccAGCTCTGGCAATCCAGGGTCCAGTATCCTGCCCCTTTCCAGATATGCATTTAGATGATAAAGACTCCACGgcaggatttctggataatatttTCTGGATGGCTGCACCCAAAAATAGAAGAACAATTGAAGTTAATCGCTGCAGGAGAAGAAATCCAAATAAATTAATAGAAGTGAAG AACAATATTGATGTGTGCCCCGAGTGTGGACATCtcaaattaaaacatgttttgtgtGGTTTCTGTTATGAGAAAGTTCGTGAAGAGACTCATCTAATAAGGGaagaaataaaggcaaaagaagGTGGGCCCTTTAGAGCCCCCATAGCACAGACAGTGGTCCTCTATCAGGGCGAAAAGCCACGATCAGAAGATGAAGAGAAGAGGATTATTGAAAGAAACAGTAAACGTCCATCATGGTTTGCTTATTGA
- the c7orf25.L gene encoding UPF0415 protein C7orf25 homolog → MSVDSMLCDRIDIAKQLIKRSEALSRSRVGGVEGGAKLCSKLKAELKFLQKVEAGKVAIKESHLRSTNLTHLQAVIESAESLEEVVSVLHVFSYNDQFGEKQSLVVDVVANGGHTWVKAIGRKAEALHNIWLGRGQYGDKSVIEQAEDYLLASSQQLVQYSSPHIIFAFYNSVSKPMAEKLKEIGISVRGDIVAVNTSQENLPEENYLSGSESDCDGDDTAVLHVSKVDTENIVASIAFPTEIKVEACKRVNLDITTLITYVSALSHGGCHWLFKEKVLTEQAAQERQEKVLPLLKSFMEAKELFACESAIKDFQSILETLGGPAEKERAALLVKSITVVPDQPSERASKLACSSKINSRSISIFGTGETLKAITMTANSGFVRAAANQGVKFSVFIHQPRALTESKESSATPLPNNYASSNLL, encoded by the coding sequence ATGTCCGTTGACTCAATGCTTTGTGACCGTATAGACATTGCCAAACAGCTGATTAAAAGATCTGAAGCACTTTCCAGATCTCGAGTCGGTGGAGTGGAAGGCGGagcaaaactgtgcagcaaactgAAAGCAGAGTTGAAGTTTTTACAAAAAGTCGAGGCAGGAAAAGTAGCCATTAAAGAGTCTCACCTGCGAAGCACAAACCTCACACATCTGCAAGCTGTTATTGAATCTGCAGAGAGCTTGGAAGAGGTTGTCAGCGTTCTTCATGTCTTTAGCTATAATGATCAGTTCGGAGAGAAGCAGTCACTGGTGGTTGATGTTGTTGCGAATGGCGGGCACACTTGGGTGAAAGCAATTGGGCGGAAAGCTGAAGCACTGCACAACATATGGCTGGGGCGGGGTCAGTATGGAGACAAGAGCGTTATAGAACAGGCAGAAGATTATTTACTAGCCAGCTCTCAACAGCTGGTTCAGTACAGCAGCCCACATATCATATTTGCCTTTTACAATAGTGTCTCTAAACCTATGGCTGAAAAGTTGAAAGAGATTGGCATCTCTGTACGTGGGGATATTGTTGCTGTTAATACCTCTCAAGAAAATTTACCAGAGGAGAACTACTTAAGTGGAAGCGAATCTGACTGTGATGGCGATGACACTGCTGTCCTCCATGTCAGCAAAGTAGATACTGAAAACATAGTAGCTAGCATTGCTTTCCCTACAGAGATCAAGGTAGAGGCATGCAAACGGGTTAATTTAGATATCACTACTTTAATTACCTATGTATCCGCTTTGAGCCATGGAGGTTGCCATtggttatttaaagaaaaagttttaACAGAGCAGGCAGCACAAGAAAGGCAAGAAAAGGTGCTTCCACTGCTTAAGTCATTTATGGAAGCCAAAGAATTGTTTGCATGTGAAAGCGCGATAAAGGATTTCCAGTCAATACTGGAGACCTTGGGTGGACCAGCAGAAAAAGAAAGAGCTGCATTGCTAGTAAAGAGTATTACTGTGGTACCAGACCAGCCTTCTGAGCGTGCCTCAAAACTTGCTTGTAGCTCCAAAATAAACAGCCGTTCCATTTCTATCTTTGGGACTGGGGAGACCTTAAAAGCCATCACAATGACTGCCAATAGTGGTTTTGTAAGGGCTGCAGCAAACCAGGGAGTCAAGTTCAGTGTGTTTATACATCAGCCTCGAGCTCTAACCGAAAGTAAAGAATCTTCAGCCACCCCTTTACCCAATAATTATGCATCTTCCAATCTACTCTGA